From Trichocoleus sp.:
CTCAAACCATTCTGCTCCCATTAACCAGTTAATTCCCAAATTCTTTGTCAGGAAACTGGCAACGTTTTGTCTGCCCCGATTCGACATAAATCCGGTTGCCGCCAGTTCACGCATATTTGCATCTACTAGCGGAAAACCCGTCATTCCCTGTTGCCAAAGCGCAAACCGTTCCCAGTCCTCTTTCCAGGGAATCTTAACTCCCTGTAAGCCGGATGAAAAGAAGACTTTATTGCCATGTTTGGCACAAATGAACCGAAAATAATCGCGCCAGAGCAGTTCAAAAATAATCCAGTAGGTTGAATCGTTTTTAATCCGTTTTGTTTCGTATGCCTGTGCTTGTTCATAAATATAGCGGGGAGACAGACAGCCCAACGCCAACCAGGGCGAGAACTTGGAGGAATAGTCTGCCCCCATCATGCCATTGCGCGTTTCTTTGTAAACCTTGAGATGATCTTCTTCCCAAAAATAGTGCAGCAGCCTCGCCAGACCTGCGGTTTCTCCCCCTCGAAACGGTAAGACGCTTCGCTGATCTGGATCAGGCAAGGTTAAGCCAAAGTCAGATAATTTCGGTAAATCTCCAGGTTGCACATTGGGCAAAGACGGCAAATGGGTTGGTGTCGGGAATATGGGATTAACGCTTGATGATTTTTCTGCCGCTTTGCGAAAACTGGTGAAGACTTCCGGCAACTGGGAGAGCTCAAACGGTAGATCATCAGGATGATAGAGCGTATGTCCCCAAAAGGATTGGAGTGTGACGCCGATCGCCTCCGTTTCAACCTGCAATGCCTGTTCTACTGCTAATTCTTCTGCCGTAACCTCCTGATGATAGTAAATTGCCGTAACGCCTAATTCCTGCGCTAGAGCAGGCAAGATCACTTCCGGTTTGCCAACTCGAATGATTAAATCTGAGCCGATCGCCCGTAATGAAGCTCGCAAATCTACGATGCTTTCCAACAAAAACTGAGCGCGAAAAGCTCCGGTCTTGGGGAATCCATAGGATGTTGTGCCAAACTGACGCGGATCGAAGCAGTAGACCGGAATGATTTGACTGGCTTGTAAGTGACGATCGATCGAGCGATGCAACGGTTCATGATCATGCAGTCGCAGATCAGTTCGATACCAAATGAGAATGCGTTGGTCAGTCACGGGAAAACATGAAAGAAGGTTAATCAGCAGGCAGTTCAGGAAGAAAGCTCAGGAGAAAGTTCCGCCTGAAATACCCTCTTTTATCATAAAGACGAATCTCGTTTGTTACAAATCTTAACTGAAATAATGCGATGGATTCCTTCTCAAGAAGGGGTTGGTTCCTCATCACTCAGTAATTTCTCTAGCCTGAATCAGGATGCTGCACAAGAAACTGATAGTGCTATGGCAGGTTTGCGGCTAAACGTCCGAGATATTACCAAAAGCGAGCCTTCATCCCTTGATGAGTTCTACGCATTTATCACGATTGAGCCGTTCCAACAGAGTGCTAGTTTACAAATCAAACCAGTAATGCGATTTACCCGACTGCCGCAGTATTCAATCCAGAAATTCAAATGCCGACTGCCCCCTTGCCATCAAACGAAGCCGATCGCCTTTCAGTCCTGTATCAATGCAAAATTTTAGATACATCACCGGAATGGCTCTTTGATGACATTACTCGTCTTGCAACCCAGATTTGCCAGGTTCCGATCGCATTAGTCAGCCTGATAGACAGCGACCGACAGTGGTTTAAATCAAAAGTTGGGTTAGCAGTCAGCGAAACACCCCGGAATATAGCTTTTTGCGCTTATGCCATTTTGCATCGGGACATTCTCATTGTGCCGGATGCGCTGCAAGACGAACGGTTCGCTGATAATCCGCTTGTCACGTCAGAGCCATTTGTGCGGTTTTATGCTGGCGTTCCGCTGGTGACGCCTGATGGTTTCACTCTGGGGACGCTTTGTGTCATTGATCATTCACCTCGTCAATTACAGCCAGAACAAATAGAAGCACTCCAGGCACTGGCACGCCAAGTGGTGAAACAAATTGACCTGCGCCGGAATCTGGCAGAGCTAGAGCGAACCGTGTTGGAGAAGCGGCAGCCAAAGCGACAGGGACATTTTCTCAAGAAGATGGCAGTAAGCTTTGGGATCATG
This genomic window contains:
- a CDS encoding DASH family cryptochrome, with protein sequence MTDQRILIWYRTDLRLHDHEPLHRSIDRHLQASQIIPVYCFDPRQFGTTSYGFPKTGAFRAQFLLESIVDLRASLRAIGSDLIIRVGKPEVILPALAQELGVTAIYYHQEVTAEELAVEQALQVETEAIGVTLQSFWGHTLYHPDDLPFELSQLPEVFTSFRKAAEKSSSVNPIFPTPTHLPSLPNVQPGDLPKLSDFGLTLPDPDQRSVLPFRGGETAGLARLLHYFWEEDHLKVYKETRNGMMGADYSSKFSPWLALGCLSPRYIYEQAQAYETKRIKNDSTYWIIFELLWRDYFRFICAKHGNKVFFSSGLQGVKIPWKEDWERFALWQQGMTGFPLVDANMRELAATGFMSNRGRQNVASFLTKNLGINWLMGAEWFESMLIDYDVCSNYGNWNYTAGVGNDARGFRFFNILKQSKDYDPQGEYVKHWLPELANVPAAKVHEPWKLLPVEQQRFDVRLGVDYPNPIVDLFQSAAENERIYNAAMPHSISQYPSSKPSSKLSRSPKKTSRWKG